From Coffea arabica cultivar ET-39 chromosome 2e, Coffea Arabica ET-39 HiFi, whole genome shotgun sequence, the proteins below share one genomic window:
- the LOC113730884 gene encoding uncharacterized protein isoform X2: protein MPTFANGLSWAFDRALCALPVTQHDRIWAPYLFFVSQKGIPIETSLRVYRRYLKYDPGHIEDFIEFLLNSELWQEAAERLAGVLNDDQFYSIKGKTKHRLWLELCDLLTQHALDISGLNVDAIIRGGIRKFTDEVGRLWTSLADYYIRRKLVEKARDIFEEGMTTVVTVRDFSVIFDAYSQFEESMLALKMEEMSDSELDDEEDSNETMGGEEEEEEDDRLDIRKLEKKLKTFWLNDDKDVDLRLARLEHLMDRRPELANSVLLRQNPHNVEQWHRRVKLFEGNPTKQILTYTEAVRTVDPMKAVGKPHTLWVAFAKLYETHKDIANARVIFDKAVQVNYKNVDHLASVWCEWAEMELRHKNFKGALDLMRRATAEPSVEVKRRVAADGNEPVQMKIHKSLRLWTFYVDLEESLGTLESTRAVYERILDLRIATPQIIINYAMLLEDHKYFEDAFKVYERGVKIFKYPHAKDIWVTYLSKFVKRYGKSKLERARELFEHAVEVAPAEVVKPLYLQYAKLEEDCGLAKRAMRVYDQATKAVPAAEKLSMYEIYIARAAEIFGVPKTREIYEQAIESGLPDKDVKVMCLRYAELEKSLGEVDRARALYKHASQFADPRSDPDFWSKWHEFEVQHGNEDTFREMLRVKRSVSASYSQTHFILPEYLMQKDQMQTLEEAKDVLKKAGVADDQMAALEKKLLPSANDAVTKDSNRVLGFVSAGVQSVGDGAPKDTENKEDIELPEESDSEDDDKVEIAQKDVPNAVFGGLIRKREETDNPENGDDAAAGKDEDEGHLGALARFKRSRNA, encoded by the exons ATGCCTACCTTCGCGAACGGCTTGAGCTG GGCTTTTGATCGGGCGCTTTGTGCATTGCCCGTTACTCAGCATGATCGAATATGGGCTCCTTATTTATTTTTCGTTAGCCAAAAGGGGATTCCGATTGAGACATCGCTTAGAGTTTATCGTAGGTATTTGAAGTATGATCCTGGCCATATTGAGGATTTTATAGAGTTTTTGTTGAATTCTGAGCTGTGGCAGGAGGCTGCAGAGAGGTTGGCTGGGGTTCTGAATGATGATCAGTTTTATTCGATAAAGGGCAAGACAAAACACAGGCTGTGGTTGGAGTTGTGTGATTTGTTGACTCAGCACGCTTTGGATATCTCTGGGTTGAATGTGGATGCAATCATTAGAGGTGGGATTAGGAAGTTTACGGATGAGGTTGGAAGGTTGTGGACATCGCTGGCTGATTATTATATTCGGAGGAAGTTGGTGGAGAAGGCGAGGGATATTTTTGAGGAAGGCATGACTACAGTGGTGACGGTTAGGGATTTTAGCGTGATTTTTGATGCTTATTCACAGTTTGAGGAGAGTATGCTTGCTTTAAAGATGGAGGAGATGAGTGACAGTGAGCTGGATGATGAGGAAGATAGTAATGAGACTATGGGtggggaggaggaagaagaagaggatgATCGTTTGGATATAAGAAAGTTGGAGAAGAAACTTAAAACGTTCTGGTTGAATGATGATAAGGATGTGGATTTGAGGTTGGCAAGGTTGGAGCACTTGATGGACAGAAGACCAGAACTGGCAAACAGTGTGCTGCTTAGACAGAATCCACATAATGTGGAGCAGTGGCATAGGAGGGTTAAGCTTTTTGAGGGTAATCCCACGAAGCAGATATTGACTTACACAGAAGCAGTTAGGACTGTTGACCCCATGAAGGCTGTAGGGAAGCCACATACTTTATGGGTTGCATTTGCGAAGCTTTATGAGACCCACAAGGATATTGCAAATGCCAGGGTGATTTTTGACAAGGCGGTGCAGGTTAATTACAAGAATGTAGATCATTTGGCTAGCGTCTGGTGTGAATGGGCGGAGATGGAACTCAGACACAAAAACTTTAAGGGTGCTTTGGACTTGATGAGGCGTGCAACTGCAGAGCCATCAGTTGAAGTCAAACGAAGAG TGGCAGCTGATGGAAATGAACCAGTGCAGATGAAGATTCACAAATCCCTAAGACTTTGGACATTTTATGTTGACTTGGAGGAAAGCCTGGGAACCTTGGAGTCCACTCGTGCAGTTTATGAGAGGATATTGGATCTGAGGATAGCCACACCCCAAATCATAATAAACTATGCTATGCTGTTAGAG GATCATAAGTACTTTGAGGATGCATTCAAAGTTTACGAGAGAGGTGTGAAGATTTTCAAATATCCACATGCAAAGGATATATGGGTTACTTACCTATCCAAATTTGTTAAGAGATATGGGAAGTCAAAACTAGAACGAGCTCGAGAATTGTTTGAGCATGCGGTTGAAGTG GCCCCTGCGGAGGTTGTAAAGCCATTATATCTACAATATGCCAAGTTGGAAGAGGACTGTGGTCTTGCAAAGAGAGCCATGAGGGTTTACGATCAAGCTACAAAGGCTGTTCCAGCAGCTGAGAAATTAAGCATGTATGAAATCTACATAGCTCGTGcagctgaaatttttggtgttcCGAAAACAAGGGAAATATATGAACAGGCAATTGAATCTGGTCTACCTGACAAGGATGTGAAGGTCATGTGCCTGAGGTATGCTGAGCTTGAGAAGAGCCTTGGAGAAGTTGATCGTGCTCGTGCACTATACAAGCATGCATCGCAGTTTGCTGACCCAAGATCTGACCCTGACTTCTGGTCGAAGTggcatgagtttgaagtgcAGCATGGTAACGAAGACACCTTCCGTGAGATGCTTCGTGTTAAAAGGAGCGTTTCTGCAAGCTATAGCCAG ACTCACTTTATTCTTCCTGAGTACTTGATGCAAAAGGATCAGATGCAGACTCTTGAGGAAGCAAAGGATGTGCTAAAGAAGGCTGGGGTTGCTGATGATCAAATGGCAGCTCTAGAAAAGAAGTTGTTGCCATCTGCTAATGACGCTGTAACTAAAGATTCCAATCGCGTGCTTGGCTTTGTAAGTGCTGGTGTACAGTCCGTGGGTGATGGAGCACCTAAGGATACAGAAAATAAGGAGGATATTGAACTACCCGAGGAAAGTGACTCTGAAGATGATGACAAGGTTGAGATAGCACAAAAAGATGTTCCTAATGCTGTATTTGGAGGTCTGATCCGGAAAAGAGAAGAGACTGATAACCCTGAAAACGGTGATGATGCAGCAGCAGGAAAAGATGAGGATGAAGGTCACCTTGGAGCCCTTGCAAGATTTAAAAGAAGTCGAAACGCTTAA
- the LOC113730884 gene encoding uncharacterized protein isoform X1, which translates to MAVVAPAPAPSAIIPQELYPADEDLAYEEELLRNPFSLKLWWRYLIARSEAPFRKRAIIYERALKALPGSYKLWHAYLRERLELVRNLPITHSQYQSLNNTFERALVTMHKMPRIWIMYLESLTNQKLVTKTRRAFDRALCALPVTQHDRIWAPYLFFVSQKGIPIETSLRVYRRYLKYDPGHIEDFIEFLLNSELWQEAAERLAGVLNDDQFYSIKGKTKHRLWLELCDLLTQHALDISGLNVDAIIRGGIRKFTDEVGRLWTSLADYYIRRKLVEKARDIFEEGMTTVVTVRDFSVIFDAYSQFEESMLALKMEEMSDSELDDEEDSNETMGGEEEEEEDDRLDIRKLEKKLKTFWLNDDKDVDLRLARLEHLMDRRPELANSVLLRQNPHNVEQWHRRVKLFEGNPTKQILTYTEAVRTVDPMKAVGKPHTLWVAFAKLYETHKDIANARVIFDKAVQVNYKNVDHLASVWCEWAEMELRHKNFKGALDLMRRATAEPSVEVKRRVAADGNEPVQMKIHKSLRLWTFYVDLEESLGTLESTRAVYERILDLRIATPQIIINYAMLLEDHKYFEDAFKVYERGVKIFKYPHAKDIWVTYLSKFVKRYGKSKLERARELFEHAVEVAPAEVVKPLYLQYAKLEEDCGLAKRAMRVYDQATKAVPAAEKLSMYEIYIARAAEIFGVPKTREIYEQAIESGLPDKDVKVMCLRYAELEKSLGEVDRARALYKHASQFADPRSDPDFWSKWHEFEVQHGNEDTFREMLRVKRSVSASYSQTHFILPEYLMQKDQMQTLEEAKDVLKKAGVADDQMAALEKKLLPSANDAVTKDSNRVLGFVSAGVQSVGDGAPKDTENKEDIELPEESDSEDDDKVEIAQKDVPNAVFGGLIRKREETDNPENGDDAAAGKDEDEGHLGALARFKRSRNA; encoded by the exons ATGGCAGTGGTGGCGCCGGCGCCGGCGCCGTCGGCGATTATACCCCAGGAACTCTACCCGGCTGATGAGGATTTAGCCTACGAAGAAGAGCTGCTCCGCAACCCGTTCAGTTTGAAGCTTTGGTGGCGTTACTTGATAGCCAGATCCGAAGCCCCATTTCGAAAACGGGCCATAATTTATGAGCGAGCCCTAAAAGCCCTGCCCGGAAGCTACAAGCTATGGCATGCCTACCTTCGCGAACGGCTTGAGCTGGTTAGGAACCTTCCAATTACTCATTCTCAGTATCAATCTCTGAATAATACTTTCGAACGGGCCCTTGTTACAATGCATAAAATGCCTCGCATTTGGATTATGTACTTAGAGTCTTTAACTAATCAGAAGCTCGTGACCAAAACTCGTAGGGCTTTTGATCGGGCGCTTTGTGCATTGCCCGTTACTCAGCATGATCGAATATGGGCTCCTTATTTATTTTTCGTTAGCCAAAAGGGGATTCCGATTGAGACATCGCTTAGAGTTTATCGTAGGTATTTGAAGTATGATCCTGGCCATATTGAGGATTTTATAGAGTTTTTGTTGAATTCTGAGCTGTGGCAGGAGGCTGCAGAGAGGTTGGCTGGGGTTCTGAATGATGATCAGTTTTATTCGATAAAGGGCAAGACAAAACACAGGCTGTGGTTGGAGTTGTGTGATTTGTTGACTCAGCACGCTTTGGATATCTCTGGGTTGAATGTGGATGCAATCATTAGAGGTGGGATTAGGAAGTTTACGGATGAGGTTGGAAGGTTGTGGACATCGCTGGCTGATTATTATATTCGGAGGAAGTTGGTGGAGAAGGCGAGGGATATTTTTGAGGAAGGCATGACTACAGTGGTGACGGTTAGGGATTTTAGCGTGATTTTTGATGCTTATTCACAGTTTGAGGAGAGTATGCTTGCTTTAAAGATGGAGGAGATGAGTGACAGTGAGCTGGATGATGAGGAAGATAGTAATGAGACTATGGGtggggaggaggaagaagaagaggatgATCGTTTGGATATAAGAAAGTTGGAGAAGAAACTTAAAACGTTCTGGTTGAATGATGATAAGGATGTGGATTTGAGGTTGGCAAGGTTGGAGCACTTGATGGACAGAAGACCAGAACTGGCAAACAGTGTGCTGCTTAGACAGAATCCACATAATGTGGAGCAGTGGCATAGGAGGGTTAAGCTTTTTGAGGGTAATCCCACGAAGCAGATATTGACTTACACAGAAGCAGTTAGGACTGTTGACCCCATGAAGGCTGTAGGGAAGCCACATACTTTATGGGTTGCATTTGCGAAGCTTTATGAGACCCACAAGGATATTGCAAATGCCAGGGTGATTTTTGACAAGGCGGTGCAGGTTAATTACAAGAATGTAGATCATTTGGCTAGCGTCTGGTGTGAATGGGCGGAGATGGAACTCAGACACAAAAACTTTAAGGGTGCTTTGGACTTGATGAGGCGTGCAACTGCAGAGCCATCAGTTGAAGTCAAACGAAGAG TGGCAGCTGATGGAAATGAACCAGTGCAGATGAAGATTCACAAATCCCTAAGACTTTGGACATTTTATGTTGACTTGGAGGAAAGCCTGGGAACCTTGGAGTCCACTCGTGCAGTTTATGAGAGGATATTGGATCTGAGGATAGCCACACCCCAAATCATAATAAACTATGCTATGCTGTTAGAG GATCATAAGTACTTTGAGGATGCATTCAAAGTTTACGAGAGAGGTGTGAAGATTTTCAAATATCCACATGCAAAGGATATATGGGTTACTTACCTATCCAAATTTGTTAAGAGATATGGGAAGTCAAAACTAGAACGAGCTCGAGAATTGTTTGAGCATGCGGTTGAAGTG GCCCCTGCGGAGGTTGTAAAGCCATTATATCTACAATATGCCAAGTTGGAAGAGGACTGTGGTCTTGCAAAGAGAGCCATGAGGGTTTACGATCAAGCTACAAAGGCTGTTCCAGCAGCTGAGAAATTAAGCATGTATGAAATCTACATAGCTCGTGcagctgaaatttttggtgttcCGAAAACAAGGGAAATATATGAACAGGCAATTGAATCTGGTCTACCTGACAAGGATGTGAAGGTCATGTGCCTGAGGTATGCTGAGCTTGAGAAGAGCCTTGGAGAAGTTGATCGTGCTCGTGCACTATACAAGCATGCATCGCAGTTTGCTGACCCAAGATCTGACCCTGACTTCTGGTCGAAGTggcatgagtttgaagtgcAGCATGGTAACGAAGACACCTTCCGTGAGATGCTTCGTGTTAAAAGGAGCGTTTCTGCAAGCTATAGCCAG ACTCACTTTATTCTTCCTGAGTACTTGATGCAAAAGGATCAGATGCAGACTCTTGAGGAAGCAAAGGATGTGCTAAAGAAGGCTGGGGTTGCTGATGATCAAATGGCAGCTCTAGAAAAGAAGTTGTTGCCATCTGCTAATGACGCTGTAACTAAAGATTCCAATCGCGTGCTTGGCTTTGTAAGTGCTGGTGTACAGTCCGTGGGTGATGGAGCACCTAAGGATACAGAAAATAAGGAGGATATTGAACTACCCGAGGAAAGTGACTCTGAAGATGATGACAAGGTTGAGATAGCACAAAAAGATGTTCCTAATGCTGTATTTGGAGGTCTGATCCGGAAAAGAGAAGAGACTGATAACCCTGAAAACGGTGATGATGCAGCAGCAGGAAAAGATGAGGATGAAGGTCACCTTGGAGCCCTTGCAAGATTTAAAAGAAGTCGAAACGCTTAA